From the Lampris incognitus isolate fLamInc1 chromosome 6, fLamInc1.hap2, whole genome shotgun sequence genome, one window contains:
- the zmp:0000001167 gene encoding protein phosphatase 1 regulatory subunit 12A isoform X1 — protein sequence MAATDRSRSEAAKQRRQDQLQRWIGSETDRTGPDTRGDTSGCAPRRAKVRFAQGAVFMAACSAGDREEVAALLGQGADVNHANIDGLTALHQACIDENAEMVQFLVENGSEVNRGDNEGWTPLHAAASCGFIQIAKYLIEHGAHVGAVNSEGELPLDVASEDAMERLLKGEIKKQTIDVDKARKEEERIMLQDAMGVLAGSGALTPHPNTKATALHVAAAKGYIEVLKVLLQCGLDVDSRDIDGWTALHAAAHWGQEEVCTLLADNMCDMGAVNNVGQTPLDVADENLVDTLEELQKKQNALRSEKEKQTPVIETSPTISVAPVRTRRTSISRMSSKEKICLHEREKHPPPALQSSPAEEEEDEGQAGQTQSRTQAKASSSSSSEEESESESDTESEKAKNRELINNLNNKRNNAALLATSMSTSTTGNQAKKELSKPPAVEAPGSWRTSLRKAGSSVTLGSVGVSDSSQDSSKPPESGLGMTRSASSPRLSSEPDSKEPRLARVPPTPTRRLFSIPDSSTDNSNSWLSRSSSYTRRLHSQSGSDLAGSNPSLPRSSSYGRRLDDPNVTSATTGTSSIGLSRLNNLVSQRLAQEQTEKKEQSFVTTSNSGTTTTGDSETKQRRKSYLTPVRDEEAEAQRKARSRHARQSRRSTQGVTLTDLQEAEKTMKTDNKGRENKKEEEKEKEEAKQKKGEEGEVSWRSRIASLQKSDLLGLTQPAGTMRPQSADRRDAEASTGESETERWARESRERRRARARRRAMRSGESDDNDPSGEEEFSGSGADPQADQHSSFRSGVSYNDCIQGVSTETQDYKKLFEDVSRENSQLQSQLQDTQRIVSQTRIDLEKATQRQERFTDCSALLELEKKERRLLERRVAELEEELKVLGDLRADNQRLKDENGALIRVISKLSK from the exons ATGGCGGCGACTGATCGCTCCCGGTCCGAAGCTGCCAAACAGCGGCGGCAGGACCAGCTGCAGCGCTGGATAGGCTCCGAGACCGACCGGACGGGACCGGACACGCGTGGGGACACGTCGGGATGTGCTCCGCGGCGGGCCAAGGTCCGGTTCGCCCAGGGGGCCGTGTTCATGGCCGCCTGCTCCGCCGGAGACCGGGAGGAGGTGGCGGCGCTGCTCGGACAGGGAGCCGACGTCAACCACGCCAACATAGACGGGCTGACGGCGCTCCATCAG GCCTGTATCGATGAGAATGCTGAAATGGTACAGTTTTTGGTGGAGAATGGGAGTGAAGTCAACCGGGGGGACAACGAGGGCTGGACTCCTCTCCATGCAGCTGCCTCCTGCGGCTTCATCCAGATCGCCAA GTACTTGATAGAGCATGGTGCACATGTTGGGGCCGTGAACAGTGAAGGAGAGCTTCCTCTGGATGTGGCCTCTGAGGATGCTATGGAGAGACTCCTCAAAGGAGAGATCAAAAAACAAA CCATAGATGTGGACAAGGCCCGTAAGGAGGAAGAGAGGATCATGCTCCAGGACGCCATGGGGGTATTGGCAGGAAGTGGTGCTCTCACGCCTCACCCGAACACCAAGGCCACTGCACTCCATGTGGCTGCTGCTAAGGGCTACATTGAAGTTCTGAA GGTGCTGTTGCAGTGCGGGCTGGATGTGGACAGCAGGGACATTGACGGGTGGACAGCCCTGCACGCAGCGGCCCACTGGGGACAGGAGGAGGTGTGCACCCTGCTGGCTGACAACATGTGTGATATGGGTGCAGTCAACAATGTG GGCCAAACACCACTTGATGTTGCTGATGAGAACCTGGTGGACACTCTAGAGGAGctgcagaagaaacagaatgCT TTGCGCTccgagaaagagaaacagactcCTGTTATTGAGACCAGCCCAACGATCTCCGTGGCACCAGTACGCACACGCAG GACCTCAATCTCTCGTATGAGCAGCAAGGAGAAGATCTGCCTCCATGAGCGGGAGAAGCACCCACCTCCAGCCCTGCAGAGCAGCccagctgaggaggaggaggacgaaggCCAGGCGGGACAGACTCAGTCCCGGACACAGGCCAAGGCCTCAAGCAGCTCCAGCTCTGAGGAGGAGAGTGAATCAGAGAGCGACACAGAGTCAG AGAAAGCCAAAAATCGAGAACTTATTAACAACTTGAACAACAAACGCAACAACGCAGCCCTGCTTGCTACCTCCATGTCAACAAGTACTACAGGAAACCAAGCTAAAAAG GAACTAAGCAAGCCCCCAGCTGTTGAGGCCCCAGGCTCCTGGAGAACCTCCCTGCGGAAGGCAGGCAGCTCAGTGACGCTGGGCTCAGTTGGGGTATCTGATTCCAGCCAGGACTCCAGCAAACCTCCAGAGTCTGGCCTTGGTATGACTCGCTCGGCGTCTAGCCCCCGCCTTAGCTCAGAGCCTGATAGTAAG GAGCCAAGGCTTGCTCGGGTACCCCCCACTCCAACACGCAGACTTTTCAGTATTCCAGACAGCAGCACGGACAACTCTAACAG CTGGCTGAGTCGTAGCTCTTCATACACCCGCCGCCTTCATAGTCAATCAGGGAGTGACCTTGCTGGCTCCAACCCCTCCTTGCCTCGCAG CTCATCTTATGGAAGGAGACTGGATGACCCCAACGTGACCTCAGCCACCACAGGGACAAGCTCTATTGGACTCAGCCGCCTTAATAATTTAGTGTCCCAGAG ACTAGCTCAGGAACAGACGGAAAAGAAGGAGCAGTCTTTCGTCACCACCTCCAACTCTGGGACTACGACCACAGGTGACTCGGAGACCAAGCAGAGACGCAA GTCTTATCTGACACCAGTGCGGGATGAGGAGGCAGAAGCTCAGAGGAAAGCTCGCTCCAGACATGCTCGCCAGTCCCGCCGTTCCACTCAG GGGGTCACACTGACAGACCTGCAGGAGGCGGAGAAAACAATGAAGACGGACAATAAAGGGAGGGAAAAcaaaaaggaggaggagaaggaaaaaGAGGAAGCAAAACAGAAGAAGGGAGAGGAAGGG GAAGTAAGCTGGCGGTCTCGTATTGCCAGTCTGCAGAAGTCTGACCTGTTGGGCCTTACGCAGCCAGCTGGCACTATGCGGCCTCAGAGCGCAGACAGGAGAG ATGCTGAGGCCAGTACaggggagagtgagacagagcggTGGGCCAGGGAGAGCAGAGAAAGGAGACGAGCTCGGGCCAGGAGGAGGGCAATGAGGTCTGGGGAG AGTGATGACAATGATCCCAGTGGAGAGGAAGAGTTTTCAGGCAGCGGGGCGGATCCACAG GCAGACCAGCACTCAAGCTTCAG ATCTGGTGTGTCCTATAACGACTGTATTCAGGGAGTCAGTACTGAGACCCAGGACTATAAGAAG ctgttTGAAGACGTTTCCAGGGAGAACAGCCAACTCCAGTCTCAGCTGCAGGACACCCAGAGGATTGTCAGTCAGACCAGGATAGACCTGGAGAAAGCCACACAG AGACAGGAGCGCTTCACTGACTGTTCAGCCCTGCTGGAACTGGAGAAGAAG GAGCGGAGATTGTTGGAGCGCCGCGTTGCAGAGCTGGAAGAGGAGTTGAAG GTCTTGGGTGACTTGAGAGCTGACAACCAGCGTCTTAAAGATGAAAATGGAGCACTGATCC
- the zmp:0000001167 gene encoding protein phosphatase 1 regulatory subunit 12A isoform X3: MAATDRSRSEAAKQRRQDQLQRWIGSETDRTGPDTRGDTSGCAPRRAKVRFAQGAVFMAACSAGDREEVAALLGQGADVNHANIDGLTALHQACIDENAEMVQFLVENGSEVNRGDNEGWTPLHAAASCGFIQIAKYLIEHGAHVGAVNSEGELPLDVASEDAMERLLKGEIKKQTIDVDKARKEEERIMLQDAMGVLAGSGALTPHPNTKATALHVAAAKGYIEVLKVLLQCGLDVDSRDIDGWTALHAAAHWGQEEVCTLLADNMCDMGAVNNVGQTPLDVADENLVDTLEELQKKQNALRSEKEKQTPVIETSPTISVAPVRTRSKEKICLHEREKHPPPALQSSPAEEEEDEGQAGQTQSRTQAKASSSSSSEEESESESDTESEKAKNRELINNLNNKRNNAALLATSMSTSTTGNQAKKELSKPPAVEAPGSWRTSLRKAGSSVTLGSVGVSDSSQDSSKPPESGLGMTRSASSPRLSSEPDSKEPRLARVPPTPTRRLFSIPDSSTDNSNSWLSRSSSYTRRLHSQSGSDLAGSNPSLPRSSSYGRRLDDPNVTSATTGTSSIGLSRLNNLVSQRLAQEQTEKKEQSFVTTSNSGTTTTGDSETKQRRKSYLTPVRDEEAEAQRKARSRHARQSRRSTQGVTLTDLQEAEKTMKTDNKGRENKKEEEKEKEEAKQKKGEEGEVSWRSRIASLQKSDLLGLTQPAGTMRPQSADRRDAEASTGESETERWARESRERRRARARRRAMRSGESDDNDPSGEEEFSGSGADPQADQHSSFRSGVSYNDCIQGVSTETQDYKKLFEDVSRENSQLQSQLQDTQRIVSQTRIDLEKATQRQERFTDCSALLELEKKERRLLERRVAELEEELKVLGDLRADNQRLKDENGALIRVISKLSK; the protein is encoded by the exons ATGGCGGCGACTGATCGCTCCCGGTCCGAAGCTGCCAAACAGCGGCGGCAGGACCAGCTGCAGCGCTGGATAGGCTCCGAGACCGACCGGACGGGACCGGACACGCGTGGGGACACGTCGGGATGTGCTCCGCGGCGGGCCAAGGTCCGGTTCGCCCAGGGGGCCGTGTTCATGGCCGCCTGCTCCGCCGGAGACCGGGAGGAGGTGGCGGCGCTGCTCGGACAGGGAGCCGACGTCAACCACGCCAACATAGACGGGCTGACGGCGCTCCATCAG GCCTGTATCGATGAGAATGCTGAAATGGTACAGTTTTTGGTGGAGAATGGGAGTGAAGTCAACCGGGGGGACAACGAGGGCTGGACTCCTCTCCATGCAGCTGCCTCCTGCGGCTTCATCCAGATCGCCAA GTACTTGATAGAGCATGGTGCACATGTTGGGGCCGTGAACAGTGAAGGAGAGCTTCCTCTGGATGTGGCCTCTGAGGATGCTATGGAGAGACTCCTCAAAGGAGAGATCAAAAAACAAA CCATAGATGTGGACAAGGCCCGTAAGGAGGAAGAGAGGATCATGCTCCAGGACGCCATGGGGGTATTGGCAGGAAGTGGTGCTCTCACGCCTCACCCGAACACCAAGGCCACTGCACTCCATGTGGCTGCTGCTAAGGGCTACATTGAAGTTCTGAA GGTGCTGTTGCAGTGCGGGCTGGATGTGGACAGCAGGGACATTGACGGGTGGACAGCCCTGCACGCAGCGGCCCACTGGGGACAGGAGGAGGTGTGCACCCTGCTGGCTGACAACATGTGTGATATGGGTGCAGTCAACAATGTG GGCCAAACACCACTTGATGTTGCTGATGAGAACCTGGTGGACACTCTAGAGGAGctgcagaagaaacagaatgCT TTGCGCTccgagaaagagaaacagactcCTGTTATTGAGACCAGCCCAACGATCTCCGTGGCACCAGTACGCACACGCAG CAAGGAGAAGATCTGCCTCCATGAGCGGGAGAAGCACCCACCTCCAGCCCTGCAGAGCAGCccagctgaggaggaggaggacgaaggCCAGGCGGGACAGACTCAGTCCCGGACACAGGCCAAGGCCTCAAGCAGCTCCAGCTCTGAGGAGGAGAGTGAATCAGAGAGCGACACAGAGTCAG AGAAAGCCAAAAATCGAGAACTTATTAACAACTTGAACAACAAACGCAACAACGCAGCCCTGCTTGCTACCTCCATGTCAACAAGTACTACAGGAAACCAAGCTAAAAAG GAACTAAGCAAGCCCCCAGCTGTTGAGGCCCCAGGCTCCTGGAGAACCTCCCTGCGGAAGGCAGGCAGCTCAGTGACGCTGGGCTCAGTTGGGGTATCTGATTCCAGCCAGGACTCCAGCAAACCTCCAGAGTCTGGCCTTGGTATGACTCGCTCGGCGTCTAGCCCCCGCCTTAGCTCAGAGCCTGATAGTAAG GAGCCAAGGCTTGCTCGGGTACCCCCCACTCCAACACGCAGACTTTTCAGTATTCCAGACAGCAGCACGGACAACTCTAACAG CTGGCTGAGTCGTAGCTCTTCATACACCCGCCGCCTTCATAGTCAATCAGGGAGTGACCTTGCTGGCTCCAACCCCTCCTTGCCTCGCAG CTCATCTTATGGAAGGAGACTGGATGACCCCAACGTGACCTCAGCCACCACAGGGACAAGCTCTATTGGACTCAGCCGCCTTAATAATTTAGTGTCCCAGAG ACTAGCTCAGGAACAGACGGAAAAGAAGGAGCAGTCTTTCGTCACCACCTCCAACTCTGGGACTACGACCACAGGTGACTCGGAGACCAAGCAGAGACGCAA GTCTTATCTGACACCAGTGCGGGATGAGGAGGCAGAAGCTCAGAGGAAAGCTCGCTCCAGACATGCTCGCCAGTCCCGCCGTTCCACTCAG GGGGTCACACTGACAGACCTGCAGGAGGCGGAGAAAACAATGAAGACGGACAATAAAGGGAGGGAAAAcaaaaaggaggaggagaaggaaaaaGAGGAAGCAAAACAGAAGAAGGGAGAGGAAGGG GAAGTAAGCTGGCGGTCTCGTATTGCCAGTCTGCAGAAGTCTGACCTGTTGGGCCTTACGCAGCCAGCTGGCACTATGCGGCCTCAGAGCGCAGACAGGAGAG ATGCTGAGGCCAGTACaggggagagtgagacagagcggTGGGCCAGGGAGAGCAGAGAAAGGAGACGAGCTCGGGCCAGGAGGAGGGCAATGAGGTCTGGGGAG AGTGATGACAATGATCCCAGTGGAGAGGAAGAGTTTTCAGGCAGCGGGGCGGATCCACAG GCAGACCAGCACTCAAGCTTCAG ATCTGGTGTGTCCTATAACGACTGTATTCAGGGAGTCAGTACTGAGACCCAGGACTATAAGAAG ctgttTGAAGACGTTTCCAGGGAGAACAGCCAACTCCAGTCTCAGCTGCAGGACACCCAGAGGATTGTCAGTCAGACCAGGATAGACCTGGAGAAAGCCACACAG AGACAGGAGCGCTTCACTGACTGTTCAGCCCTGCTGGAACTGGAGAAGAAG GAGCGGAGATTGTTGGAGCGCCGCGTTGCAGAGCTGGAAGAGGAGTTGAAG GTCTTGGGTGACTTGAGAGCTGACAACCAGCGTCTTAAAGATGAAAATGGAGCACTGATCC
- the zmp:0000001167 gene encoding protein phosphatase 1 regulatory subunit 12A isoform X2, with amino-acid sequence MAATDRSRSEAAKQRRQDQLQRWIGSETDRTGPDTRGDTSGCAPRRAKVRFAQGAVFMAACSAGDREEVAALLGQGADVNHANIDGLTALHQACIDENAEMVQFLVENGSEVNRGDNEGWTPLHAAASCGFIQIAKYLIEHGAHVGAVNSEGELPLDVASEDAMERLLKGEIKKQTIDVDKARKEEERIMLQDAMGVLAGSGALTPHPNTKATALHVAAAKGYIEVLKVLLQCGLDVDSRDIDGWTALHAAAHWGQEEVCTLLADNMCDMGAVNNVGQTPLDVADENLVDTLEELQKKQNALRSEKEKQTPVIETSPTISVAPVRTRRTSISRMSSKEKICLHEREKHPPPALQSSPAEEEEDEGQAGQTQSRTQAKASSSSSSEEESESESDTESEKAKNRELINNLNNKRNNAALLATSMSTSTTGNQAKKELSKPPAVEAPGSWRTSLRKAGSSVTLGSVGVSDSSQDSSKPPESGLGMTRSASSPRLSSEPDSKEPRLARVPPTPTRRLFSIPDSSTDNSNSWLSRSSSYTRRLHSQSGSDLAGSNPSLPRSSSYGRRLDDPNVTSATTGTSSIGLSRLNNLVSQRLAQEQTEKKEQSFVTTSNSGTTTTGDSETKQRRKSYLTPVRDEEAEAQRKARSRHARQSRRSTQGVTLTDLQEAEKTMKTDNKGRENKKEEEKEKEEAKQKKGEEGEVSWRSRIASLQKSDLLGLTQPAGTMRPQSADRRDAEASTGESETERWARESRERRRARARRRAMRSGESDDNDPSGEEEFSGSGADPQADQHSSFRSGVSYNDCIQGVSTETQDYKKLFEDVSRENSQLQSQLQDTQRIVSQTRIDLEKATQERFTDCSALLELEKKERRLLERRVAELEEELKVLGDLRADNQRLKDENGALIRVISKLSK; translated from the exons ATGGCGGCGACTGATCGCTCCCGGTCCGAAGCTGCCAAACAGCGGCGGCAGGACCAGCTGCAGCGCTGGATAGGCTCCGAGACCGACCGGACGGGACCGGACACGCGTGGGGACACGTCGGGATGTGCTCCGCGGCGGGCCAAGGTCCGGTTCGCCCAGGGGGCCGTGTTCATGGCCGCCTGCTCCGCCGGAGACCGGGAGGAGGTGGCGGCGCTGCTCGGACAGGGAGCCGACGTCAACCACGCCAACATAGACGGGCTGACGGCGCTCCATCAG GCCTGTATCGATGAGAATGCTGAAATGGTACAGTTTTTGGTGGAGAATGGGAGTGAAGTCAACCGGGGGGACAACGAGGGCTGGACTCCTCTCCATGCAGCTGCCTCCTGCGGCTTCATCCAGATCGCCAA GTACTTGATAGAGCATGGTGCACATGTTGGGGCCGTGAACAGTGAAGGAGAGCTTCCTCTGGATGTGGCCTCTGAGGATGCTATGGAGAGACTCCTCAAAGGAGAGATCAAAAAACAAA CCATAGATGTGGACAAGGCCCGTAAGGAGGAAGAGAGGATCATGCTCCAGGACGCCATGGGGGTATTGGCAGGAAGTGGTGCTCTCACGCCTCACCCGAACACCAAGGCCACTGCACTCCATGTGGCTGCTGCTAAGGGCTACATTGAAGTTCTGAA GGTGCTGTTGCAGTGCGGGCTGGATGTGGACAGCAGGGACATTGACGGGTGGACAGCCCTGCACGCAGCGGCCCACTGGGGACAGGAGGAGGTGTGCACCCTGCTGGCTGACAACATGTGTGATATGGGTGCAGTCAACAATGTG GGCCAAACACCACTTGATGTTGCTGATGAGAACCTGGTGGACACTCTAGAGGAGctgcagaagaaacagaatgCT TTGCGCTccgagaaagagaaacagactcCTGTTATTGAGACCAGCCCAACGATCTCCGTGGCACCAGTACGCACACGCAG GACCTCAATCTCTCGTATGAGCAGCAAGGAGAAGATCTGCCTCCATGAGCGGGAGAAGCACCCACCTCCAGCCCTGCAGAGCAGCccagctgaggaggaggaggacgaaggCCAGGCGGGACAGACTCAGTCCCGGACACAGGCCAAGGCCTCAAGCAGCTCCAGCTCTGAGGAGGAGAGTGAATCAGAGAGCGACACAGAGTCAG AGAAAGCCAAAAATCGAGAACTTATTAACAACTTGAACAACAAACGCAACAACGCAGCCCTGCTTGCTACCTCCATGTCAACAAGTACTACAGGAAACCAAGCTAAAAAG GAACTAAGCAAGCCCCCAGCTGTTGAGGCCCCAGGCTCCTGGAGAACCTCCCTGCGGAAGGCAGGCAGCTCAGTGACGCTGGGCTCAGTTGGGGTATCTGATTCCAGCCAGGACTCCAGCAAACCTCCAGAGTCTGGCCTTGGTATGACTCGCTCGGCGTCTAGCCCCCGCCTTAGCTCAGAGCCTGATAGTAAG GAGCCAAGGCTTGCTCGGGTACCCCCCACTCCAACACGCAGACTTTTCAGTATTCCAGACAGCAGCACGGACAACTCTAACAG CTGGCTGAGTCGTAGCTCTTCATACACCCGCCGCCTTCATAGTCAATCAGGGAGTGACCTTGCTGGCTCCAACCCCTCCTTGCCTCGCAG CTCATCTTATGGAAGGAGACTGGATGACCCCAACGTGACCTCAGCCACCACAGGGACAAGCTCTATTGGACTCAGCCGCCTTAATAATTTAGTGTCCCAGAG ACTAGCTCAGGAACAGACGGAAAAGAAGGAGCAGTCTTTCGTCACCACCTCCAACTCTGGGACTACGACCACAGGTGACTCGGAGACCAAGCAGAGACGCAA GTCTTATCTGACACCAGTGCGGGATGAGGAGGCAGAAGCTCAGAGGAAAGCTCGCTCCAGACATGCTCGCCAGTCCCGCCGTTCCACTCAG GGGGTCACACTGACAGACCTGCAGGAGGCGGAGAAAACAATGAAGACGGACAATAAAGGGAGGGAAAAcaaaaaggaggaggagaaggaaaaaGAGGAAGCAAAACAGAAGAAGGGAGAGGAAGGG GAAGTAAGCTGGCGGTCTCGTATTGCCAGTCTGCAGAAGTCTGACCTGTTGGGCCTTACGCAGCCAGCTGGCACTATGCGGCCTCAGAGCGCAGACAGGAGAG ATGCTGAGGCCAGTACaggggagagtgagacagagcggTGGGCCAGGGAGAGCAGAGAAAGGAGACGAGCTCGGGCCAGGAGGAGGGCAATGAGGTCTGGGGAG AGTGATGACAATGATCCCAGTGGAGAGGAAGAGTTTTCAGGCAGCGGGGCGGATCCACAG GCAGACCAGCACTCAAGCTTCAG ATCTGGTGTGTCCTATAACGACTGTATTCAGGGAGTCAGTACTGAGACCCAGGACTATAAGAAG ctgttTGAAGACGTTTCCAGGGAGAACAGCCAACTCCAGTCTCAGCTGCAGGACACCCAGAGGATTGTCAGTCAGACCAGGATAGACCTGGAGAAAGCCACACAG GAGCGCTTCACTGACTGTTCAGCCCTGCTGGAACTGGAGAAGAAG GAGCGGAGATTGTTGGAGCGCCGCGTTGCAGAGCTGGAAGAGGAGTTGAAG GTCTTGGGTGACTTGAGAGCTGACAACCAGCGTCTTAAAGATGAAAATGGAGCACTGATCC
- the zmp:0000001167 gene encoding protein phosphatase 1 regulatory subunit 12A isoform X4 has product MAATDRSRSEAAKQRRQDQLQRWIGSETDRTGPDTRGDTSGCAPRRAKVRFAQGAVFMAACSAGDREEVAALLGQGADVNHANIDGLTALHQACIDENAEMVQFLVENGSEVNRGDNEGWTPLHAAASCGFIQIAKYLIEHGAHVGAVNSEGELPLDVASEDAMERLLKGEIKKQTIDVDKARKEEERIMLQDAMGVLAGSGALTPHPNTKATALHVAAAKGYIEVLKVLLQCGLDVDSRDIDGWTALHAAAHWGQEEVCTLLADNMCDMGAVNNVGQTPLDVADENLVDTLEELQKKQNALRSEKEKQTPVIETSPTISVAPVRTRRTSISRMSSKEKICLHEREKHPPPALQSSPAEEEEDEGQAGQTQSRTQAKASSSSSSEEESESESDTESEKAKNRELINNLNNKRNNAALLATSMSTSTTGNQAKKELSKPPAVEAPGSWRTSLRKAGSSVTLGSVGVSDSSQDSSKPPESGLGMTRSASSPRLSSEPDSKEPRLARVPPTPTRRLFSIPDSSTDNSNSSSYGRRLDDPNVTSATTGTSSIGLSRLNNLVSQRLAQEQTEKKEQSFVTTSNSGTTTTGDSETKQRRKSYLTPVRDEEAEAQRKARSRHARQSRRSTQGVTLTDLQEAEKTMKTDNKGRENKKEEEKEKEEAKQKKGEEGEVSWRSRIASLQKSDLLGLTQPAGTMRPQSADRRDAEASTGESETERWARESRERRRARARRRAMRSGESDDNDPSGEEEFSGSGADPQADQHSSFRSGVSYNDCIQGVSTETQDYKKLFEDVSRENSQLQSQLQDTQRIVSQTRIDLEKATQRQERFTDCSALLELEKKERRLLERRVAELEEELKVLGDLRADNQRLKDENGALIRVISKLSK; this is encoded by the exons ATGGCGGCGACTGATCGCTCCCGGTCCGAAGCTGCCAAACAGCGGCGGCAGGACCAGCTGCAGCGCTGGATAGGCTCCGAGACCGACCGGACGGGACCGGACACGCGTGGGGACACGTCGGGATGTGCTCCGCGGCGGGCCAAGGTCCGGTTCGCCCAGGGGGCCGTGTTCATGGCCGCCTGCTCCGCCGGAGACCGGGAGGAGGTGGCGGCGCTGCTCGGACAGGGAGCCGACGTCAACCACGCCAACATAGACGGGCTGACGGCGCTCCATCAG GCCTGTATCGATGAGAATGCTGAAATGGTACAGTTTTTGGTGGAGAATGGGAGTGAAGTCAACCGGGGGGACAACGAGGGCTGGACTCCTCTCCATGCAGCTGCCTCCTGCGGCTTCATCCAGATCGCCAA GTACTTGATAGAGCATGGTGCACATGTTGGGGCCGTGAACAGTGAAGGAGAGCTTCCTCTGGATGTGGCCTCTGAGGATGCTATGGAGAGACTCCTCAAAGGAGAGATCAAAAAACAAA CCATAGATGTGGACAAGGCCCGTAAGGAGGAAGAGAGGATCATGCTCCAGGACGCCATGGGGGTATTGGCAGGAAGTGGTGCTCTCACGCCTCACCCGAACACCAAGGCCACTGCACTCCATGTGGCTGCTGCTAAGGGCTACATTGAAGTTCTGAA GGTGCTGTTGCAGTGCGGGCTGGATGTGGACAGCAGGGACATTGACGGGTGGACAGCCCTGCACGCAGCGGCCCACTGGGGACAGGAGGAGGTGTGCACCCTGCTGGCTGACAACATGTGTGATATGGGTGCAGTCAACAATGTG GGCCAAACACCACTTGATGTTGCTGATGAGAACCTGGTGGACACTCTAGAGGAGctgcagaagaaacagaatgCT TTGCGCTccgagaaagagaaacagactcCTGTTATTGAGACCAGCCCAACGATCTCCGTGGCACCAGTACGCACACGCAG GACCTCAATCTCTCGTATGAGCAGCAAGGAGAAGATCTGCCTCCATGAGCGGGAGAAGCACCCACCTCCAGCCCTGCAGAGCAGCccagctgaggaggaggaggacgaaggCCAGGCGGGACAGACTCAGTCCCGGACACAGGCCAAGGCCTCAAGCAGCTCCAGCTCTGAGGAGGAGAGTGAATCAGAGAGCGACACAGAGTCAG AGAAAGCCAAAAATCGAGAACTTATTAACAACTTGAACAACAAACGCAACAACGCAGCCCTGCTTGCTACCTCCATGTCAACAAGTACTACAGGAAACCAAGCTAAAAAG GAACTAAGCAAGCCCCCAGCTGTTGAGGCCCCAGGCTCCTGGAGAACCTCCCTGCGGAAGGCAGGCAGCTCAGTGACGCTGGGCTCAGTTGGGGTATCTGATTCCAGCCAGGACTCCAGCAAACCTCCAGAGTCTGGCCTTGGTATGACTCGCTCGGCGTCTAGCCCCCGCCTTAGCTCAGAGCCTGATAGTAAG GAGCCAAGGCTTGCTCGGGTACCCCCCACTCCAACACGCAGACTTTTCAGTATTCCAGACAGCAGCACGGACAACTCTAACAG CTCATCTTATGGAAGGAGACTGGATGACCCCAACGTGACCTCAGCCACCACAGGGACAAGCTCTATTGGACTCAGCCGCCTTAATAATTTAGTGTCCCAGAG ACTAGCTCAGGAACAGACGGAAAAGAAGGAGCAGTCTTTCGTCACCACCTCCAACTCTGGGACTACGACCACAGGTGACTCGGAGACCAAGCAGAGACGCAA GTCTTATCTGACACCAGTGCGGGATGAGGAGGCAGAAGCTCAGAGGAAAGCTCGCTCCAGACATGCTCGCCAGTCCCGCCGTTCCACTCAG GGGGTCACACTGACAGACCTGCAGGAGGCGGAGAAAACAATGAAGACGGACAATAAAGGGAGGGAAAAcaaaaaggaggaggagaaggaaaaaGAGGAAGCAAAACAGAAGAAGGGAGAGGAAGGG GAAGTAAGCTGGCGGTCTCGTATTGCCAGTCTGCAGAAGTCTGACCTGTTGGGCCTTACGCAGCCAGCTGGCACTATGCGGCCTCAGAGCGCAGACAGGAGAG ATGCTGAGGCCAGTACaggggagagtgagacagagcggTGGGCCAGGGAGAGCAGAGAAAGGAGACGAGCTCGGGCCAGGAGGAGGGCAATGAGGTCTGGGGAG AGTGATGACAATGATCCCAGTGGAGAGGAAGAGTTTTCAGGCAGCGGGGCGGATCCACAG GCAGACCAGCACTCAAGCTTCAG ATCTGGTGTGTCCTATAACGACTGTATTCAGGGAGTCAGTACTGAGACCCAGGACTATAAGAAG ctgttTGAAGACGTTTCCAGGGAGAACAGCCAACTCCAGTCTCAGCTGCAGGACACCCAGAGGATTGTCAGTCAGACCAGGATAGACCTGGAGAAAGCCACACAG AGACAGGAGCGCTTCACTGACTGTTCAGCCCTGCTGGAACTGGAGAAGAAG GAGCGGAGATTGTTGGAGCGCCGCGTTGCAGAGCTGGAAGAGGAGTTGAAG GTCTTGGGTGACTTGAGAGCTGACAACCAGCGTCTTAAAGATGAAAATGGAGCACTGATCC